From the Ruminiclostridium josui JCM 17888 genome, one window contains:
- a CDS encoding DUF4320 family protein — MNSRHQSTGERNSPLLLFQRLLHDRKGSSYFDLMIKTLVVITLMVTVLSFLSIFTTYLNLNHICRRVVRVVELEGQVSDKAYDVFYRLKQQTGLSPEMTVEDVNYHDGQKIQLRDTFTITMTYSHPFTIFTPSFAPPVKIMIPMRVSITGMSEKYWKLSD, encoded by the coding sequence ATGAACAGCAGGCACCAAAGCACGGGGGAGAGAAATTCTCCCCTTCTGCTTTTTCAAAGACTCCTTCACGACAGAAAAGGCAGCAGCTATTTTGACCTGATGATTAAAACACTGGTTGTGATTACACTCATGGTTACGGTTTTGAGCTTTTTGAGTATCTTCACTACTTACCTTAATTTGAACCATATCTGTCGGCGTGTTGTACGGGTAGTTGAACTGGAGGGACAGGTATCAGATAAAGCCTATGATGTTTTCTACCGGCTTAAGCAGCAGACCGGCCTCTCACCGGAGATGACCGTCGAGGATGTGAATTACCATGACGGTCAGAAAATACAGTTAAGGGATACCTTCACGATTACGATGACATACAGTCATCCATTTACCATCTTTACACCATCCTTTGCACCTCCAGTTAAGATTATGATTCCTATGAGAGTAAGCATTACCGGTATGTCGGAAAAGTATTGGAAGCTCTCCGACTGA